A window of Apium graveolens cultivar Ventura chromosome 8, ASM990537v1, whole genome shotgun sequence contains these coding sequences:
- the LOC141679226 gene encoding uncharacterized protein LOC141679226, producing MEYVKDDLGYKEIGGVYAKKEDGWKLLMTDKDVDDLVAGVKLGSLLDIYLDNMVDTSIVPATQIQPHVAIRSRTYFEGADLPLKRKFVTIKDLKQQITDKIKSRALVENEIEHDKQISTRKLRKASDGENKNVGDELVKKNATDKKKLVDYELNRRRRMEANAKEADKYKLKEKANEFFTAGKSTKKAKKTVTDHWSEAEFDRAYISGHDSLSEEEAEHVIPQGEQRLMIEIYYHLPRHYQLPRHFLLILHSYKGLLPMKGLVQWRHLLIYKNTKKMRNNKGVSMMMKILKEYAYLFVAIFVSESSTKSTRRRGPTKMNHVFTRRLDERPVINLNHDLQPVSKEKNVITEFSSFIGTIARLYIPLDYVNWSKVPKAIKDGWWEYIKTKYIIPEEGKDWVIRSLADDWRVYKSRVKSACYTKFDTDAERMKNRPANIPVEQFKVLLKYWSDESVKKKAETNKKNRKNVTDTHTAGRTSFAQIRNEMKIGKDARAQDTKKAIYPKTRKGHTMMEKKNGKTPQKSTDEDEEMADLDLAAHGRNWLVGRSGITRKTKKKLTKEGKTDSSELEKATEKLAAAMEEKMQKKLRKIFEKLGELNPGLNIDVEELCAQSSAEVDKNEDDYEDA from the exons ATGGAGTATGTTAAAGATGACCTTGGATATAAAGAAATTGGAGGCGTTTATGCGAAGAAAGAAGATGGCTGGAAACTACTGATGACTGATAAAGATGTAGATGATCTTGTAGCAGGGGTAAAACTTGGTTCTTTATTGGATATTTACCTTGACAATATGGTGGACACATCTATTGTGCCTGCTACCCAGATACAACCACATGTTGCCATAAGATCAAGGACATATTTTGAAG GTGCTGATTTACCCTTGAAAAGGAAGTTTGTAACAATTAAAGATCTTAAACAACAGATAACTGATAAGATAAAGTCACGAGCTTTGGTGGAGAATGAAATAGAACATGATAAACAGATCAGTACCAGAAAGCTTAGAAAGGCAAGTGATGGGGAGAACAAAAATGTAGGTGATGAACTGGTGAAAAAGAATGCAACTGATAAG AAGAAGCTTGTTGATTATGAGTTAAACAGAAGAAGGAGAATGGAAGCGAATGCGAAAGAAGCTGATAAGTATAAACTGAAGGAGAAGGCAAATGAGTTCTTTACTGCTGGGAAATCcaccaagaaagcaaagaaaacaGTTACAGATCATTGGTCAGAAGCTGAATTTGATCGAGCATATATTTCTGGACATGATAGTTTAAGCGAAGAAGAAGCAGAACATGTTATTCCTCAG GGAGAACAGAG GTTAATGATAGAGATATATTACCACCTCCCCCGCCACTACCAGCTCCCCCGCCATTTCCTCTTGATCTTACACAGTTACAAAGGCCTCCTGCCAATGAAAGGATTGGTACAATGGAGGCATTTGTTGATTTACAAAAACACAAAAAAGATGCGGAACAATAAAGGCGTGTCAATGATGATGAAAATTTTGAAG GAATATGCATATTTATTTGTGGCTATTTTTGTAAGTGAATCTAGTACCAAAAGTACAAGGCGTAGAGGACCTACGAAGATGAATCATGTTTTCACAAGGAGACTCGATGAAAGGCCAGTTATTAATTTAAATCATGACCTCCAGCCCGTGTCAAAGGAAAAAAACGTCATTACTGAATTCAGTAGTTTCATCGGGACGATAGCAAGGCTGTACATCCCACTTGATTATGTAAATTGGTCTAAAGTTCCTAAAGCAATAAAAGATGGATGGTGGGAATATATCAAG ACAAAGTACATAATTCCCGAGGAAGGCAAGGATTGGGTTATTAGAAGCCTTGCTGATGACTGGAGGGTATACAAATCTCGTGTTAAGAGTGCATGCTATACCAAATTTGATACTGACGCCGAAAGGATGAAAAACAGGCCTGCAAATATTCCAGTGGAACAGTTCAAGGTGCTTCTCAAGTACTGGAGTGATGAATCAGTCAAGAAAAAAGctgaaacaaataaaaaaaatcgaAAGAATGTGACTGATACTCATACTGCTGGGCGCACTAGTTTTGCTCAGATTCGTAATGAAATG AAAATTGGTAAAGATGCCCGTGCACAAGACACAAAGAAGGCAATTTATCCAAAAACCCGCAAAGGTCATACAATGATG gaaaagaaaaatggaaaaaCTCCTCAAAAATCAACTGATGAGGATGAGGAGATGGCAGACCTTGATCTTGCAGCTCATGGTCGTAACTGGCTTGTTGGAAGGAGTGGCATAACAAGGAAGACGAAGAAAAAATTGACAAAAGAGGGAAAAACAGATTCTTCGGAACTGGAAAAAGCAACTGAAAAGTTAGCTGCTGCAATGGAGGAGAAAATGCAGAAGAAGCTAAGGAAGATTTTTGAAAAACTTGGTGAATTGAATCCTGGTCTAAATATCGATGTTGAAGAACTATGTGCTCAAAGTTCTGCCGAGGTTGATAAAAATGAAGATGATTATGAGGATGCATAA